One stretch of Scophthalmus maximus strain ysfricsl-2021 chromosome 12, ASM2237912v1, whole genome shotgun sequence DNA includes these proteins:
- the krr1 gene encoding KRR1 small subunit processome component homolog, with amino-acid sequence MASSTTGDGVSEAQTGKQSKKTKNQVDESDLLTVPNGWKEPRFSRDDNPRGLLEESSFATLFPKYREAYLRECWPLVEKALGEAHIKSSLDLIEGSMTVGTTKKTFDPYAIVRARDLIKLLARSVPFEQAVRILQDDMACDIIKIGTLVRNRERFVKRRQRLIGPKGSTLKALELLTNCYVMVQGNTVSALGPFNGLKEVRKVVMETMKNIHPIYNIKTLMIKRELSKDPDLRMQSWERFLPKFRHKNLAKRKEPKKKSVKKEYTPFPPAQPESKVDQELSTGEFFLRESVKRRKKMEEIKVKQAEALTKKQEERNKAFIPPKEKPLMKKTIKAPVDGKLDIQAIKDRVRKAKTKKLGAPPMNPAPPTSTTDKKKKKAKG; translated from the exons ATGGCGTCCTCCACGACTGGAGACGGCGTGAGTGAAGCACAAACCGGGAAACAATCGAAAAAGACTAAAAACCAAG TGGATGAATCTGATCTCCTGACTGTTCCCAATGGATGGAAAGAGCCGAGGTTCAGCAGAGACGACAACCCCCGTGGGCTCCTGGAGGAGAGCAGCTTCGCCACCCTCTTCCCCAAATACAGAGAAGCCTACCTGAGAGAGTGCTGGCCGCTGGTGGAGAAGGCTTTAGGAGAGGCT CACATCAAATCCTCTCTGGACCTGATAGAGGGCAGCATGACAGTAGGCACCACTAAGAAGACTTTTGACCCGTACGCTATCGTGAGAGCCAGAGATCTCATCAAACTGCTGGCGAGGAGCGTCCCGTTTGAACAG gctGTGAGGATATTACAGGACGACATGGCATGCGACATCATCAAAATCGGAACCCTGGTTAGGAACAGAGAGCGGTTTGTGAAGCGAAGACAGCGGCTGATTGGCCCCAAGGGTTCCACCCTAAAA GCATTAGAGTTGTTAACCAACTGCTATGTGATGGTCCAGGGCAACACGGTGTCGGCCCTCGGGCCTTTCAACGGCCTGAAGGAG GTCCGCAAAGTGGTGATGGAAACGATGAAGAACATCCACCCCATCTACAACATCAAG ACCCTGATGATCAAGCGGGAGCTTTCTAAAGACCCAGACCTGCGGATGCAGAGCTGGGAACGTTTTCTGCCCAAGTTCCGCCACAAGAACCTGGCCAAGCGCAAGGAGCCcaagaagaagagtgtgaagAAGGAGTACACGCCGTTCCCTCCAGCACAGCCAGAGAGCAAG GTTGACCAAGAACTGTCCACGGGAGAGTTCTTCCTGCGTGAGAGtgtgaaaaggaggaagaagatggaggagattAAG GTGAAACAAGCGGAGGCCCTGACCAAGAAGCAGGAAGAACGGAACAAAGCTTTCATCCCTCCTAAAGAGAAGCCTTTGATGAAGAAGACCATTAAAG CTCCTGTAGATGGCAAGTTGGACATCCAAGCCATCAAGGATAGAGTGCGAAAAGCCAAGACCAAGAAACTGGGGGCTCCACCGATGAACCCAGCTCCTCCTACCAGCACcacagacaagaagaagaagaaagctaAAGGCTAA